AGCCGTTTTGCAGGCGATCGCGCATGGCCTCGGCTTGCGGCCGATGACGCTCGGGCAGCGACAGGTCGTCCAGCAGGCCGAGCAGGGTGTCTTCGATGTGCTTGGCAACAGAGCTGTAGGACGGCTCCGGCGAATCGGGCAGCGCGTACAGAATGTCGTGCTCGGGTTGCTCCGGGTCGATGGCGGCCAATGCCTGGGCCATGGCCGGCGGCAGCGGCAGGCGGTCGAGAAACACCTCGGGGGTGAGTTCGTCCGGGTTGTCCTGTACCGGGGCCGAGGGCACTGGCTCAGCCGGCACAGCCTCTGGCAGCTGTGCATCCGCCGGCTCCGGCGTTGGTGCAGGCGGGGCTGGCTCAGGCTCATGCACCGGTGGAACGAATGCCACGACTTCAGCGGGCGGCGCTGTTACGGGGCGCTCTTGCACGGCTTGTGGCGCGGTCTCGGCCGGCTGTTCGAGTGATGGCGTCGGGACAGAGACTTCGACCTTCGGCGCGGGCTCGACCGTTGCCGGTGCTGGCGCGAGGGCTTGCGCTTCAGGCGGCTCGTCGATCTCTGCATCGCGCGCCGCAGTTTGCACGGGCACTTCGGCAACGGCGGCCGGCGAGGGGGCTTCCTCATTTTCGCGATGGCCGAACAGGCGTTGCAGCAACCCCGGCCGCCCTGGCTCTTCCGGATGCTCCAGCTGATTCAAGGCCTTGCCTTGCAACCCGCTCAGCTCTCCGAGCAGCAGTGGCATCTCGCGGGCCTGGCTGACGCGTGAGTCGAGGGTCTTGGCGAATTTTTTCAGCGGCCGGGCAACGTCCCTGGGCAACGGCAAGGTTTGCAGTTGGGTCACCAGCGCATTCAGCGCGGCGCTGGTCTGGTTGACCCGGGTTTCGCGGCGCTGCTCGGAATCGAGCACGGCTTTTTCCAGGCGCGGCAGCAATGCCGCCAGGCCCGCGTCCATTTCATCGGTGCGGATGATGTCGCGCATTTCCTTCATGCACTGGTCAACCGCGCGGTCGGTGCCTTCTGCCGCCAGGGTGCTGCGCACCAGCCCGCGTCGCAACAGGTCGAGCCGTGCGTCCCAGCGGCGCTCGAGCTTTTCCTGTTGTTCGATGCTCTTGAGGTATTTCTCTTTCCAGCGCTGTGTTTCGTCGCTCATTCATGGGTTCCGCGAAGGGCAGGACTCAACGCGGGCAATGCATCGGCCGTGAGCGAACCCGGCAGACGAATCTCTACCGCGACCGGCAGGTGATCGGAAATGGGTTGAGCCAGCACTTCGACTTTTTCCAGTGTCAGCGTCGGGCTCAGCAATATGTGGTCCAGGCAGCGCTGTGGGCGCCAGCTGGGGAACGTCGCTTCCAGTTGCGGTGCCAGCAGGCCGAGATCGCGCAACGGGGAGTTTTGCAGCAGGTCATTGGCGTGGGTGTTCATGTCACCCATCAGCACCTGATGTTTGTAATCGCCGATCAACTCGCGAATGTAGGCCAGTTGCAGGCTGCGGGTACGAGCGCCGAGTGCCAGGTGCATCATCACTACCACCATGGCTTCGGGACCTTCGCCGAAACGCACGAGGATCGCCCCGCGACCCTTGGGCCCCGGCAGCGGATGGTCTTCGATGGCCCACGGGCGCAGGCGGCTGAGCACGCCATTGCTGTGCTGGCCGAGGCGACCGAGGTTGCGATTGAGTTGCTGGTACCAGT
This DNA window, taken from Pseudomonas sp. MYb118, encodes the following:
- a CDS encoding endonuclease/exonuclease/phosphatase family protein, with translation MRRWGTERVVGLHDPRVNDHHLESTGLPADSRLRLLSFNIQVGISTERYRHYLTRGWQHLLPHTGRADNLQKIGNLLGDFDLVALQEADGGSLRSGYVNQVEHLAQLGAFPYWYQQLNRNLGRLGQHSNGVLSRLRPWAIEDHPLPGPKGRGAILVRFGEGPEAMVVVMMHLALGARTRSLQLAYIRELIGDYKHQVLMGDMNTHANDLLQNSPLRDLGLLAPQLEATFPSWRPQRCLDHILLSPTLTLEKVEVLAQPISDHLPVAVEIRLPGSLTADALPALSPALRGTHE
- a CDS encoding diguanylate cyclase yields the protein MSDETQRWKEKYLKSIEQQEKLERRWDARLDLLRRGLVRSTLAAEGTDRAVDQCMKEMRDIIRTDEMDAGLAALLPRLEKAVLDSEQRRETRVNQTSAALNALVTQLQTLPLPRDVARPLKKFAKTLDSRVSQAREMPLLLGELSGLQGKALNQLEHPEEPGRPGLLQRLFGHRENEEAPSPAAVAEVPVQTAARDAEIDEPPEAQALAPAPATVEPAPKVEVSVPTPSLEQPAETAPQAVQERPVTAPPAEVVAFVPPVHEPEPAPPAPTPEPADAQLPEAVPAEPVPSAPVQDNPDELTPEVFLDRLPLPPAMAQALAAIDPEQPEHDILYALPDSPEPSYSSVAKHIEDTLLGLLDDLSLPERHRPQAEAMRDRLQNGLNWYELLPILDDLATLMLAINDSGQHEFEVYLQQLNERLESFQSNLKAASDGHADNLSASREMDTQIREQVDGLQSSVQEAADLDDLKHVLENHLEGLLGTMDQHQKQRDEREQEVSARLKGLAERVAHMEQEAMGYREHLEEQRQKALIDPLTSLPNRAAWSERLDYEIGQWQQHGNTLLLAILDLDHFKRINDNYGHLAGDKVLKIIASVLRKRLRGTDFIARFGGEEFVLLMPGTVAAVGAKLLEKLRASIEACPFHFKGEPVTITVSMGVTAFRPGEHSDLVLKRADQALYRAKHAGRNRVELG